A window of Carassius auratus strain Wakin unplaced genomic scaffold, ASM336829v1 scaf_tig00035394, whole genome shotgun sequence genomic DNA:
tcaaatgcatttatgaatgcatgtgaatgatcacataattcaagatattggggttagaaaatgtatatatttatatcattttatgtagttaatcaatatcacacgaaaagtgccatttcagtttttctccaaatatcagcatgattaaaatgtgatattaagttactacaaacaataatttaattacaaatacaaaatgttgcagaataatgtaatatatcaatgaataatagcctaaagaacctttgtgccaaaagggttctttcttgtcattatagaacctttttagcataaaaggttctttggaattgagtaaagaaccctatggttctatatagaaccccaataaACCCTTTTTTTCGAAGagtttacatttgttaataaaggaaataaaatgaaaacataaatgttttaatgctactgaataaaaataaacgatccactcgtTTTgatggtatcgcaagctcaaactagactgacacgcaaaataaaagcagcgttgcaaataatatatatatgtgccgTTAAATTGACTCCATATGGTTCCCATTTTGGGTGCTTTTATACGTTAGACGTTCAGCCGACGTTACATATGCATGAGACTATGTGATAGTTTATCCAACATATAGTTctcacctcaaaaaaaaaaacaatggtataaaAAATAAGACTTTACTGATAGTTATTATTggtaaaatcattatttattaaatgtaatactaAATATATGTGGCTTTTTCTGCAGATCATTTATATTTGGCTGGTGGACATTTAAGTATTGATGAACCAAAGCTGGATGAACTGCCTTTGCATATTGGTTTTGCTTTAATTCACCCAGCCAACTTTCTTCAGCAAATCTTCTTTGGAacagtatatactatatattatatgaaGCTATGAAATTGAATCTCTGGTAtgctacatttaaaattacaaaaacaaacccagtagataaattacatttatgcatttagcagacacttttatccaaagggacttacagtgcattcaggctatcattttTTACTTATCGTGTGTTCTCGGGGATTCAAACTCCCAACATTACatcgcagtgctctaccaattgagctacaggaacactaaaaaatttataaaaggaATAACAATTAGTACACGTTTTAAAGTGTCTGCCTAACTCTTTCATGACTGTGTGGATGGTGAAATTCAGTATCGGCGCTGGAGGTGTGTGATGCTCTTGAAGAGGACCACAGGTTCATTCTGACAGCCTGAGCTTTCCATCTGCCCTGAGACACGGATTTAACTCAACCTGTGACCTCTTCTCATGTAGGTCAACTCATCCACTATCTGAGAGGAGAGAGGGGTATTAGAGAAGATTTTCCTTGACAGGTATTTCGGTATTGCTCAGGAAGTTATCAGAACATGTCTTACTAAACCTTTTATTGGAAAATTTCAGCATTTAATGGCACAATCTTAAATCCATCACAAAATAGTTGAAAGGCAGACTTGAAACACAAATCTCATGTGGTTTTCGTTTGCTATAACTGGACTCATTTCTTGTCTTCTGAAGACTTTTCATCACTCGTCCATAtggcttttttaattttaacattcagCTAAATCATCTCACATTTATTAATCCcatttttaaaaatttcaaacaGTCATTCTTCCTGTTATGAATAGCCCCTGCAAATTAATGTAGTTAATAATTTTGCAACATTTGAcatactcattttttttttaagtatttgttaAAAGCTGTTACTGAAATGCGGACATAAATAGTGTTGGTACAAATTAAGATGTACCTGCTTCTTAGAGCgtcttcattttttatatattcaggtAATATTGTATACAGCTGAAATACAAGCAGTCCTTGGGAAATGATCTTTCTGAATTCATATTACGTTCAGGACAGACTTGAACAAATGGCTGTCACCTAGTATGTTACCTTCCAGAGCTGAAATCTCCTCCAAGTCATTCTCAGACACTGAAATCCATGTGCGATTGGCCCTTCGCAGGGAGCTTGATTGACAAGCGATTTGACCAATCATGATGCCAAATACACTATTTTGTCTGACAACCCTGTTGAGAAAAAACAGCATAAGCTGGTTAAGTACACAAACATGGCAGCTGGTATAAGCTGGTTTGCacaggaccagctcaaaccagctgctatgcttcaaaacatacctaaccaggatatgctggtttttttttttttttttttttgaatcatgttaatttcatactttaagtaaatataaaaagaagATCAGTTCACATGCCGTTTGAACTGAGGCGCTACAACGATCTGTCAGGAAAGTATggaaagcatcgtcagaatagtccatctgctatcagtgattcaaccgtaatgttatgaagcgacgagaatactttttgtacacgaagaaaacaaaaataatgactttattaaacaattcctctcttctgtgtctctccaaatcagTGTAGCActattttggcaaatctgagctgtATGCCTTTAAGTAatctgctctgtcttgtctgtcgtcACATTGTCAGTGTCCTGTTTGCTCCACAATGTATTTTTCACTAAAAATTTCACATAATTTTGTTATGACAAAGTTTCAGCTTTAaaatttcttcatttttaaaaatagaaataccaAGAAAAAGTACAGTTTTGTGGCTTTCTCATGTGTTGTGACCGATCGCTCCGCATGAACTGTTCATCTATTTTTATTAACTGCACGGCATAAACTTGAATACATATTAGATGTTTCAACCACAGAGAGTCTTCAATACACATTTCAAGTtctatgattggtcagatcgcatGTCAATCAAACTCTCAACGAAGGGTGAATTCTCAGAATAGGTGAAAATATTGATGTAAATACTTTACATCTATTCTCTTGTAAACTATTCAAGTAGATGTATTCTTTGTTTATGTCTGTGTTTTAGATATGTATATAGTGACAGATTGAATCAACTCACCCAGTTTTCTTTAAAGGAAGGTTCCAGGTTAAATAGGGCAGGTTACTGCACACAGACTGATGACCTCAGAAAACTcggaatataaaaaatgatgacaTGATGACACAAAgtcatagttcactcaaaaatgattaatgatgaagaaaatagtatgaaagtcaatggggaccaactgtttggttacccacattcttcaaatatcttttgtgttcagcagaagaaagacacacatacaggtttggaataaggTGAGTAAATTAAGACAGAAATGGTGAACTGTTAAATCTCGCTTCATTGTATTTGTATGGAAGAGAGAAATTCCACAGGATAAAGAAAATCATTGATTTTGAAAGAGTAAATGGTCACatcagtttcattttattttatgtcataatttttcATGAACTTGCATTTAACCCAAAACAGTCCTTAAAGTGCACAGAATCCCACTACTATCTCCCTGTCACACTGAGAAGCAATGACATTAAACATCACTTAATTTCCATGACAGCAGACGTTTAATGAGGTCACTGAAGTCAAGTGTGATTGACAAGGCCATTCCCCACCCACACAGATCCAATCGGTGAACGTGATTCCACCAAGCACAACATGTTCCttgaacaacattccaatcaaccaatcagaatcatggGGCGCGTTTTGAAGACatgtcagttttaggcttacaTTCAGGGTTTGATGCTTGTACACCCTTGTTATTCACCTTTCATTTCTCTCTGATTTTAGGAATTCATTGTGGgtggggttaggtttaggggtagggattgggttaggTCTATATTTTTGGTCAGTAATATGGATCCTGGAACATGTCTTCCTTTGCAAAATCACGACGACCGAGCAAAGAGTCAAGAGACTCCACACAAGGATCTAGATCATTCCAGCCAGCCACGGTGGGAGGAAAAGTCCGACGGTTCCCAGAATGCACACCAGCACAAACATCCAGAGGAATATTCTATCAATCACCATGGCAACGTATTTCCAATCTTCCCTCACCTGGTGGGAAAAAGGAGATTCATTCATTTCAGATATCATGATATATTTTCCACTCATGCCTTTCCCTCTcataatggaatttttttttttttttttttttttttttgggatgacTACTTTCCTGTGAGACCacagtgttttctgtttttttttttttttttttttttgtattgtagcaagaacagtgataaaaaaataatactagtaTCAAAGGCCAGTTCAAAGTGCCTCAGAAGAATCTCTTGCTAAAGAGGAATCTAATGTTGTAAGGTTTTTATTGTAAGTTTTTCAATCCTGGATATTCTTTGTTACATTCTTTTTACCTTTAaagttcttttgtgtttgtgtttactcTTATCTTTATTGCATTTTTTCCCCAGGATtactaaaaacaaatgtatttcttaccttcatgtcattcctaaCACATATGAGTTTAAACAAGAATGTAACCATACAGCAAAGCTTCCCGCACCGTTTTACATCGGGTCAGGATGGTGTTCATATATAACACATcattttttccattaattttctattttccatcaaatgaatgcattaaatccACTGCTTTAATgtgaacatttttcaaaacatctctttttgtgttccccCAAAGAAAGGAAGTgacacaggtttggaataacacgtCAGTGATAAAATAATTGTCATTTGTCCTGAAGGTGAACcactttttaaataagtaatactTACTGAAAAGTCTGAATCCTCTGCTCTCAGATGGTCAGCAATGTACTGAACTCCTTCCAAGGCTTTTATCAAGGACTGCGACAGATCAGTAGTGCTGTCTTTGTTAGAGCTGAAGATCTGGGCGCTGGGCAAGTTATGTGTAGTACACCTCCCGGCTTCCTCCTGATCAAGCTTCTGCAGACTCGTCCTCTCAGATGTGAGACAGTGTTGACAGCTCTCTGCTCCCAGAACTCTCTCCTTGGCTGCGATGGAGATGCCCTCGGCACTCCGGCCTTGGATATCACATTCTGTAAACTTGGCTCGTTCCTGCGTCCCGCAGGTGTCTAGCAGAGTACCAAGGATAGTACCTGGAAATGAAGTTGTGCTTGAGGCAAAAATGCTGTTTGTGAATGCACACGTATAACCGAGGGCCAGCGTTTGAGATGTTTGCAACGTTTCCTCTTGCAGGATGGAATACTGGCTGCTGGGAGAACTGCAGAAAAACATGGGTTTGGGGGAAGAGTCCTGCTGAATTTGATCCAACTTGGCAACCGAGGTCACGTCCGAATGAGGGAGCGGACTTTGCGGAGAAATATCCAGAATGTTGTTCCGCAGGAACATGGAGTGTGACGCCATTGGCTTGTGCATCATCTCGATCAGTTTCCCACAGTTCCTCTTACCCGAGGCAGGCGGACGTTTCATGAACAGGTAACGGGGCACCAGGTGTAGAAAGAGCTGGCGGACCCAGTGGGGCATGCTGTGCGTGCGGGATGAACGGTGGTGGACGTTGAGCACAAACACTGTGATGATGATGGAGAGAGTGACGAAGATCATGGTGAAGAGGAGGTACTCGCCAATGAGCGGGATGACTAGCGAGGTCGAGGGAATAATTTCGGTGATAAGCAGGAGGAAAACAGTCAGAGAGAGGAGGACAGAGATGCACAGCGTGATTTTCTCCGCACACTCTGAGGGAAGGTAGAAGACCAGCACGGTCAGGCAGGATATAAGCAGGCAGGGGATGATTAGATTGATGGTGTAGAACAGGGGCAGACGTCTGATGATGAAGGAGTAGGTGATATCTGGGTAGATTTCCGTACAGCACTCATACTTCTTGATGTTGTAAGTGCCGACGGCGTTTACTATGACCCACTCCCCGCTTTCCCAGTAGTCCATCTGGTCTACGTCACTGGCCATGCTGACCAGGTCAATCTTTGCCCGATCGTACGTCCAAGAGCCGAATTTCATCTTGCAGTTTTGCTGGTCGAAGGGAAAGAAGGTGACATCGATGCTGCAGGAGCTTTTATAAATGGCAGGAGGTTTCCACTTGATCCTGCCGTTGTAAAACACCTGGGCTTTAGTCAAGTGAGTCACCGCAAAGTCTCCATCCGCACTGCAGATTAAACACAAAACTGTCAGACAGAACCAGCAATGAAATATCGTTCAAACAATGTGAAAGACCGCTTTAGTGGTGTCAGAGTAAATCACAGTGAGCCAAAACATCATTAAAGCTGTGACGTCTTTGACAATTGCTTAACCATTCAACTTTCAAAACTTTCTTCTTAATaaagcaaatatattttatattatattatcacatCATTGGACTGAAACCTTATGACGTCCCTCAGACAGCATATTACGACTAACAAAAAAGCATGATATGTTTTTCCTCCCACTTTGTTACACGTGTGAtgttcctggtcaaaaatgaCTTGGCCTACaaaattttcaaatataatattgCATTCAATCTTCAATCAATACAATTTTCACATGAGTGTACGTCAATGAAACTAACTGTAACTTTGTTGAAGTGCGTCAGATGTTTGTTGATTCTGTAGAAGAACCGATTCAGAGTCATTTGTTGGAACCGGACAGCGTGAACGACAGGCTTGTTTTCTTGtcattattatctattattattatcgtttttCAAACTCCAATGAATCAAACAGACGTGGAACAATATCAGGGCCCATTAAACAgtgaaataatttttcattttgtgaTCATAACAGAATTAGATGCTGAAAGTCATAATTCTGATAGTTTTATGAAGTCAGTGTGAcatcaaggtaaaaaaaaaatccttacatTACCTTACATTACCTTATGCTAATTTTGTAGATTTGAGAAATAATGTTAAAGGTTACATTTCTAAAACAGGCAACCAATTATAAAGCATTTCTGATCAGTAATTGTAATGTATGAGATGGCTTTCACTAAGTGCAAAACCAGCACACCATGCACCTTTATAAGTAGGGCTACTCTGTCTATAATTTTATTCACTTCAACCTGGTATCTTATAAGGGCAGCACAGATCAAAACTCACAGCCTAATTCCCATGTCATCTAGTTATCACTACATGAACAGAAGACATACAGAATTAAGATTAAATGGGGATTAAAGAGTACAAATTTTATGCACCCGTTTCCTCTGTAAGAAGCACATCACCCTGAGGAAAAGAGTTAACTAACAGGTACCCAAAGAATAGCGTGAACACCTTACAAGGCTGGAACTGCAGGAGGATAACAGTGTTTGAGGATGTCGATTTTTAAGAAATGGATTTGGCTGAATTCCGGATTGTTAAAAGCTTCACGCACTTGTTATAGAGCACGATATCTGGTCTCCAGATGATCTCGGAGGGGATCCTGATGGAGGTGACATTCTCATACTCCTCTGGGTTCCAGTGCAGCTTGTAATCGCTCCACTCCTGCAGGGAAACGTGTGCTCATCACTGCTCACAACCAGCAGGTATGACAGGGATGGAGAGTGAAGCAACAAGAGCCCAGATCCAATTACAAATCTCATTAATGCCCaattattttttgatgaaaaccTACCTGTTTCACCCAGACGTTTGTGGTCATCATCTGATTCTTCTCATCCTGGTTTATTATGAAACAAAATAGAACATCCATGCATAAGTGAGTAATGAGACAGGTGGGTAACTTTACAGTTTTTTAGGATGTTGCTGTGCTGGAGTGTATCTGAGACTCACCACATCGATGAGCTGAGCAATGGACAGGCCAAAGTGGACCAGAACCACCTCTGAGATGTTTGCCACTGGACGAGAGAGCTTGTTGTAGTTTCTAAACAAAGACCGGATAAGTCTTTCTTCCGCAAGGGCATGAGCTGGAGTGCTGGAAAACACTGGTGAGAGGATAAAATACATAAACTAGTTTCCACAGTGCTGGTTAAATCTGCCTTAAATTATGAAAATAGGATAAAAGCTGTTTCCATTTGTAACATGCAGAACTTGctgtttattgttatttcaaataatagttatactattatagttataataattatattattattaagaattatgttattataaatataGAACTATTATTATAGTATATCATAAAGGGAATAAGCTAAAAGAGAGAGTGATAGTGTctgcacattatatatatatatatatatatatatatatatatatattataagtattatttttatagttacttttttttttttttttttgtggcaaaaCAGCCCCAGAGCTGCTCTCACCCCCTCATTCACACTGCATCAATACATAAATAGGAAAGCTGTGCATTGTGTAACTGCAGCGAGTTACTTTTAAAGTTAAACTGAAGGTCAGACTTTACCATATGCCTgctgcagacagacagaaagaagaaagaagacaCTCCTCGCTGCTCTCATCTTGTCCACCTGATGTCAGATGATAACCCTCTCTGCAAGAATTTCGTCACCGGAACGCAAAACTATTTCCAGTTGGGCTAATATAAgtcaaaatcacataaaaaacatCCCTGAAAAGCCCCGTAGACCATCTATCCTTAAACTGAAAAAAGACCCCCAAAAGTTAAAGTTGAAAACAGCCACAAAAAGTCATTCAGTGTCCAAACCTCTTGTAAAAGTGAGGGGTTCCTCAGAATGCATCTCTAGCTGTCATTAGACTCTATTCCCTCCCACTTCCTCTCCTaccatctctccctctctctctctctctctctctgtgtttgttttgctgtttCACTCTCAGTATCTCTACTCCCCGGCCCCTGCACTTTCCAATCTCTGCTTATTACGATGAGTAGATGTTATGTGCCGGAGGCTGCGCTTTATACCTGAGAATGtgtcacacagagagagagagagagagagggcaggaAGATATTGATTAGGGACAAAATCCTTAAAATGATGTggctaaatgcattattttaatgtctttattaCATGAGCtagttacatttttgtattatttttttaatttttttttatgttaggaTTTAAAGAAATTTAAGATAGCAAAAATCCAGCATAAAAAGAGCAAGCAGgtgtgtgggtgagagagagagaggatgaaaaGTCAAAGGAAAGGAGACGTAAACCGACTGAAATATGTCTGGAAGTGATCTAGCGGTGCAGATGAGCATTGGCAGCCAAACTCAGGATGCTTTCTGCCTATTAATTACAAGAAGAGACGCTCAGCGTTTGTCCCTGATAAGATGAACCTGAATTGTTACACTGTGtgcttttaatatattattaatataattattaatattatttaatataaccttttaatatatatataattacaattatcacAATTTTTTGATAAATTAGCCCTTTAAGAAAACCATAATGCATGTCTAATAAAGAACTAACCACCAAAAGTTGCTGTCAGGTGtagattaacattttaaaagagaGTAAATAGAATATTTATCCATGCTGTTTCCAATACAGCACACACCTGCAATCCACCAAGAAACTGATTAACCATCTGTCTGGAGAGGCAATAAATCAGCCATGGATGACCTGCAATTTCCCTGTGAGTAATACAGATATGAACTGAACATGCAGGGAAAGcttgcaacacattttcaccatACATAAAACACCCTGGAGTTGTGAAACGAAATGTTTTCCCCTCACAGTTGACGAATGATCCCTTTACCTAATAGCAAGACCGTATAACCTACAGTATCTGTTTACCAACAAACACTAATTGTTGGACGCAAACCAGCTGCTAAGAGCTTTTTTCTGATTGAGAACGCATCGCAGTTATCAACATTCATAATTTGTTTCATCAGATGCTATTTTCAAATGCCCATCGAGAAGGTGTCCATCCACGCCATTGAATTTAACCTTGAATCACAATATCCAAGACTTTCATTAAAGTGCTGAGAGAAAAGACCTGACTGAGacatccttttctctctctctctctctctctctctctctctcattcacacacacacacacacacacacacacacacacacgcttaaaCTCAGACATTTAGGATCAATATCATCCACACCCTGAATGCTTATCTAATGTAACCGCTTGTAATATCATGTCAGCTTTTATCAATAGGCATATATGGATTGCATAAGAACCAGGAACCAGGATTGCATAAGAGAGAGCAATTCAGTGGTGCTTTAATAGACAGAAATATGAGTTTTATATACAGAATTGTATCATATAAAGCTAAATTTATGTCCAAGCAAGCATACAGCAACACTCATAAAACAAGTGGAGTCCCTGAATGTCATGTTCACCTTGAATTTACTGAGCTACAACTAatacaactaataactaataactaatCAATACGGTAGCAGATCTATTATCCAGTCACAACACCTGTCCACATGTAAGCCTTCCGTAACCCATCACAGTTATTTCTGGAATCATAATTACATAGGCCCACAAGCAGCACATCTGAGCCCAtgtatgacctctgacctcagcagCGCTCCATACTCTCTGATTGTATGCATAAACATGTGGGTCAGTGAGTAAAGACTTGTATTGTTAGAAATAATCcctattttgaataaatggtgttctttttattcatcaaaaaatcatacaaatatcGCAGTTTCCAAAAGATATTACACAGTCTCaatactgataataaatcagcataatagaatgatttctgaagaatcatatgaCAATGAAgcatggagtaatggctgatgaaaattgcTGATGGCTAATAAAATAGCGCAGTGTCACAGAAATCaattatatttgaaagtatattcaaataggaaaCCCATATTtggaatatttcacaattttactgttttttctgtattttgatcaaataaatacagccttgatgagcataaaagactattaaaaaatatgaaacatataCTGATCCCAATGAattcaaaaatgtatgttttacatCACAAGACATGAGGATGGCAATACTTGTTGTTTACACCGCACAGAAgtattaggtaaaaaaaaaaaaaaaaaaacgttttccaGAACTAtatgaaatgaatacatttctaagaatttggtgtattttaaactagattttacTTTATCTTGGATACTTTTTGTTTGTCATGTGTCACTGGAATATATTCCAACTGTAGTGGTTTAAAGGAATAATGCACTCAACTAAGATTTAAAATGCTTTAGTGTGAAAGGCTATCTTCTACATAAATCCAATCCTAGTCCAATCTgattacatgttaaaatagtcACTAATTTCTTGCTGAGAAGCAAATTGGTTTTTACGCCTTTGCAACTCCATCTTTCCCCTTTACCCTTCATCTTTTCTTTTGCCTTGTTGGGATTTTTAAGCATGGCTCTCCCTATGGTATATAACCTCACACACAAAGACAGTGAAGCAGATATCATTAAATCTATATGATAAAGGAGCTGCCAATCAAACGCTGCTACAAggacttttgttttaaataatgcaagAGCTTCTTTATAGAAATATTCTGCCCTCTGTGATACAATCTGAAACATTCAGTATATTATTGAATAATTGTATTTAGTTGCTTTTCATTCTGTAACGTATTTCATACCATAAATGTGAAGCTTCAGTGAATTTCATTATTCAGGATTTATCTGttgatttaatgttaatttgtatAACTGCTGGGTCTTTTAGGTTCATTAGATTCTCTTGGATTTCATTTACACACCGATAAGTGCATAATGCATTTAAGTCCATTTCAGCAGATTGTATTATATGCATCAGAATCACAAATGCCCTTTCATCTTTCTCCTGCATGTGATGAAAGTATGGCCACCTGCTGCAATACTGATGAGGTTGTTAGTTAAGGTCCAGTTGTATGAAAATACATCCGTGATGATTGCAGGAATACACGATTTAAGACGTTTAGCTCAAATCTTTCAGCTGCAGACCCAGATATCAAATGAGGAGTGTCTTTCTAAAGCTTTAAGCTATGCATTGTGGGCTTTGGATTCTTTCCTGACCTTGACAAACAGCATTAACAGCATGGTCTGTTCTGACCGTGTAGAAAACCAAATTATGGGCTTTAGGATTCTGGTTCAGATGGGCACTTTTGATAAACTGAAATATGTAATTGTTTTGGTTCTCCAGAGAGATTGGACTTTTCATGTTGCTGCTACCAAATTTGCACAGTGAGTAGGATGATGGTGGACCAAATGAACTGGATCAAACGCTACAGGTGAGAACCAGCAGACATGGACTCAACACTGAAGACATTTAGTCAAACTCCCTGTGTTGCTATCATAAGCTTTCTTTAACGGGGGTCAACTAACGACATTGTTGAGCCACAGTGTTTGAAATGAGTTGAAGAAAACTTCAACTTAAGGGtcactgaaaaacaaaacttaagtattaatattattataattgtcacAGTGTTGGTCTGGTTACTGAGCACATTTATAAGTTGCAATTGAAACCCCCCCTAGAAGGACCTCTAGGTTTACATACAgggaaaaattatataataaactcATTATAACAGGTAAATACAGGTAAGATAGTAAAAACAACTCCACATCCAGTAATTATCTATTtggatatttaaatataaatatatctgtCAGCAAAGTGCCACAAGCGagcgcccaggaggatgaaaCACTTCTTATAGAGTGAGCTTGCAACCTGAGCAAGCAGGGCACACGCTGTGCCTGATAAGTCAGGGTGATGTCATCCACTATCCattgggccatcctctgctttaGACAGCATTACCCTTCTGCCAGCCTCTGGCCTTTCAAGGCTCGGATGTTATTTAGGATTTAACCCTCTCAACCCCTAAGGAACATGATGACCAGATCATGCTTCCCTTTTTATTTCCCTTCCACAGGGTCGTGGTTAGCAGCAATTGctgcaaaataaactttaaggATGGAGGGAGACAGCCCTTGCTCCAACCCCTGCTGCAAATTGTGGGCGGACTGAAGAGGAGTCTGAGTGTGCTAACTACGCCTGGCTCCAAGGCGGTGCTTGCCCAGAGACTACTGCGGATGCAGTCTGGGGACAGATGCAAGGGGCCACCCTcagcgacgagcaggctggggctCTGCAGAGGGACACAGGGGGCCTTTAGGAACCAAACTTTCTCTGCAAACCTCATGTCGACCAGACACAGCCAGATG
This region includes:
- the LOC113081976 gene encoding neuronal acetylcholine receptor subunit alpha-2-like; translation: MRAARSVFFLLSVCLQQAYVFSSTPAHALAEERLIRSLFRNYNKLSRPVANISEVVLVHFGLSIAQLIDVDEKNQMMTTNVWVKQEWSDYKLHWNPEEYENVTSIRIPSEIIWRPDIVLYNNADGDFAVTHLTKAQVFYNGRIKWKPPAIYKSSCSIDVTFFPFDQQNCKMKFGSWTYDRAKIDLVSMASDVDQMDYWESGEWVIVNAVGTYNIKKYECCTEIYPDITYSFIIRRLPLFYTINLIIPCLLISCLTVLVFYLPSECAEKITLCISVLLSLTVFLLLITEIIPSTSLVIPLIGEYLLFTMIFVTLSIIITVFVLNVHHRSSRTHSMPHWVRQLFLHLVPRYLFMKRPPASGKRNCGKLIEMMHKPMASHSMFLRNNILDISPQSPLPHSDVTSVAKLDQIQQDSSPKPMFFCSSPSSQYSILQEETLQTSQTLALGYTCAFTNSIFASSTTSFPGTILGTLLDTCGTQERAKFTECDIQGRSAEGISIAAKERVLGAESCQHCLTSERTSLQKLDQEEAGRCTTHNLPSAQIFSSNKDSTTDLSQSLIKALEGVQYIADHLRAEDSDFSVREDWKYVAMVIDRIFLWMFVLVCILGTVGLFLPPWLAGMI